The Megalobrama amblycephala isolate DHTTF-2021 linkage group LG20, ASM1881202v1, whole genome shotgun sequence genome includes a window with the following:
- the LOC125256043 gene encoding ectonucleotide pyrophosphatase/phosphodiesterase family member 7-like, giving the protein MFLALSVLLLIPASLSAPARDRCTTGRNKLLLISFDGFRWDYDRNVDTPNLDKMAEEGVKAAYVTPPFLTITSPTHFTLLSGRYIENHGVIHNNWFNTTTQEKKQYYMTQFVDDYWDNGSLPIWITAQRQGLKTGSLHFPGTAATYQKEIVQVREVEPRFYDHTNETAWRENVEKVMREWFKDQDLDFVTLYFGDPDSTGHKYGPDSPELREAVKKVDRTVGYIRETAEKHGLSDHLNIIITADHGMSTVFKGEQVKEIILTDIPGFSLKDLKFHMVDYGPSGMLLPKEGMLEKVYQALKGGHPNLHVYKKEDMPARLHYAKHPRILPIVLYADPGYVINGFYTFQTNNGEHGYDNQVMDMKPFFRAVGPDFHSNLLVGPFETVNVYPLMCHLLGIKPEINDGSLDNTRHMLISNGESCDSGDVRESSLQNVFTGLAAVAGFLVLVFVIVASYNGYKRSKANQRAKYIEDEDQIKADSKQTTF; this is encoded by the exons ATGTTTTTAGCACTGAGCGTTTTGCTGCTAATCCCTGCGTCTCTCTCTGCTCCAGCCAGAGATCGCTGCACCACAGGCAGAAACAAACTTCTGCTAATCAGCTTTGATGGGTTCAGGTGGGACTACGACCGAAATGTGGACACCCCAAACCTGGACAAAATGGCTGAAGAAGGGGTCAAAGCTGCATATGTCACTCCACCTTTCCTGACTATCACTAGTCCAACACATTTCACCCTGTTATCTG gaaGGTACATTGAAAACCATGGTGTGATTCATAACAATTGGTTCAACACAACCACACAGGAGAAGAAACAATACTACATGACGCAGTTTGTGGATGACTACTGGGATAATGGCAGTCTACCCATTTGGATCACAGCACAAAGACAG GGTCTTAAAACAGGATCCTTACACTTCCCTGGCACTGCCGCCACATACCAGAAAGAAATAGTCCAAGTGAGGGAGGTGGAACCAAGGTTTTATGACCACACCAATGAGACGGCATGGAGAGAGAATGTGGAGAAAGTCATGAGGGAATGGTTTAAAGATCAAGACTTAGACTTTGTCACTTTGTATTTTGGCGACCCAGATTCGACCGGCCACAAGTATGGACCTGATTCACCTGAGCTACGCGAGGCGGTCAAGAAAGTGGACCGAACTGTGGGCTACATACGGGAAACTGCTGAGAAACATGGGCTTAGTGACCATCTGAATATTATCATCACAGCTGACCATGGAATGAGCACTGTGTTCAAAGGAGAGCAAGTAAAAGAGATAATACTCACTGACATCCCAGGATTCTCCTTGAAAGATCTGAAATTCCACATGGTGGATTATGGGCCTTCTGGGATGTTGTTGCCCAAAGAAGGGATGCTTGAAAAGGTTTATCAAGCCTTGAAAGGAGGTCATCCAAACCTTCACGTTTATAAGAAAGAAGACATGCCTGCTCGACTGCATTACGCCAAACATCCTCGTATCCTACCCATCGTTCTCTACGCAGACCCAGGATATGTCATCAATGGG TTCTACACATTCCAGACCAATAACGGGGAACATGGCTATGACAATCAAGTCATGGACATGAAGCCTTTCTTCAGGGCAGTGGGACCAGATTTCCATAGTAACTTGTTGGTTGGACCATTTGAGACTGTCAACGTTTACCCTCTAATGTGCCACTTACTGGGTATAAAACCAGAAATCAATGACGGGTCACTGGATAACACCCGACACATGCTCATATCCAATGGAGAGTCATGTGATTCTGGAg aTGTTCGTGAGTCAAGTCTTCAGAACGTGTTCACTGGTCTTGCTGCAGTGGCTGGATTTTTAGTACTTGTGTTTGTCATTGTTGCATCCTACAACGGGTATAAAAGAAGCAAAGCGAATCAGAG AGCAAAATACATCGAAGATGAGGACCAGATAAAAGCTGACTCCAAGCAAACAACATTCTAA